The following nucleotide sequence is from Coffea eugenioides isolate CCC68of chromosome 3, Ceug_1.0, whole genome shotgun sequence.
ATGCAAATGGCCCCAGAAAGTGTGAGACTCTGAAGCTGTATGGTCATGATGCTGTTTACGAAGCAGAGTAATTTCTGATATAATTGAAAAAGAAACCCTAGTATTCAGTAGCATAGAATAACTCAGTAGAGGCAAGGCCATTAAACTGTAAATGCTAACCAGATTCGCTCTAATTTCCTCTTGTAACTTCTCCATGTCAGATTTTAGTTGGTTCACAGCACTTCCCTGGACAGAAAGAACAAGTCTTCTAAGCCAAAAGCACAGGTGACAGCGAAAGTTCAAAATGGATACGATAAAATGAAAATGGCCGGTGGGAATAATAAAAGTTAATAACatataaattgaaattttaaaaaaaaatacaaacaaacaaaacccaCAGCACTGTGAATGGAATTTTACAAAGTCCATTTTCAGATACTCCCAACATCAATACACTAGAAAATAGTCAATCACAACTGCACTTAACATTCCTTATGATGTATAACAGTTGCATTTGTCAGCATCCAACCAACTTGAAgataaaaatgaggacaaaaaacACCCCAAAATGATCTACCTTATATCAAAACTATAAGGCTGCTATACATGGACATTGAACCACATCATCAGCCAGAAAAATTATTCTAAGTATTGCGGTGGACACCACCAAAATAGTAGCACAACCAAAACTATACCCCCTAACACAACACCAATCCAGTATCTAATAAAAACAAACTGAACCACCTTTGTCCCTTCAAGAGCCAAAGgagattttttctgtttttcctgTCATTCTCACTATCAATTCTCCAGAAGGCTAAATTAACAGCCAAATTAGAAGCTATGCTGGGCTGCCTCCTGTGCAGGCATTGTAACAAAGACTCCAAAACCTTACTGATAATAAAGAGAGACTAATAACAATCAAATTTTTCTAGAGATCTTCCAagtaaaaattttgaattttgaggaTACAATATGCAAAGAGATGTAAAGTAACAGAGGCACAATACCTCCTTTAAAGATAAGTAAAGCATACACATGAAAGAGTCCGTAAAAGCATCATAAGTAAACCATGAATAAAATGCAAGCAAGAAAAACAGTCAGTAACTTATTCTTATCCAGGCTGTACAAGCTTAATCAGAACATATAGTTGACTAAGAGACATTGACCAAAGAAATCTAAGAAACATACTTATAGTCACGTAAGCAAACACgcaatttttaaagaaaagtaGCATGTACTTGAAAGAACAATTTCTACAAATAGACACAAAAGTCAAAACCCACaagtttgacaagaaataaCCTGTTGATTATAGTTATCTGTAAGAGCTGAATTTTCAGCAGCCAAGGACTCTGCCAAAGCTCGTGAAGCATCAAGCGCGCGTTGCAAAGAAAATTTCTCTTGTGTTAAATCTTCAATATGCTGAAAATCAAGAAGATAgtgaaaacagaaaagaaaataatgttagagTGTTACCAGAAAAGCCTGAGGCCATTCCACTTTAATCCATACTACAGTTACATTTCAATGCAACTTCCATGGCTATTTTCATCATGGATATCTTTTAACAATTGGTAAATCGCAATTAGCACATGTGCCACAGCAGTATAAATCATCTTATGCAATTCACTGCCTGTGTACACTCACATCTAATTTTGGTATATGAACTAGTATATCAATTTATCCATCTCCAAAAATTGTTCTTCAACTAGCATGTACCTCTAAAAAACAGACCACAACAAAGGTATACATGTATCAGTCACAAAAGAAAACAgactccatttttttctttggggGTGGTAGGGGGAAGCCCAAAACCTAACCCAAAATGCCCTTTAGATGATTCAAACAAAAACTCTAAAATAGATCAAAGGTTAAGCCTTACAATTTGATCTCCCTTTATCTACCCAGTTTTAATTAGAAAATGATTACTTAGAAAAGCTACTGCAGCATAACCCAAAAAGACAAAATAGAATGAAAATGAGTGCCTGCATAATGAATGTATAGATGAAGTAATGTTCAGCAATACAAAAAAGAGGGGGAAAAACACCAAAAACCTGTTCTAGCGCAGCAAAATCTTCATCTTGTTTCCGTGGATAAAGCTCTTGTCTATTATCCAAGCCTTTGTCCATAACTTGCTTGAACATGTCTGCCCCATTACCCAAAGCAACGGAAGATTGTGTTGAGTTATGTGTAGGATACGAGCCTAAAGTGTCCTCCGGGTGTACTTTTGAACCAAGTAGCTCAACCTTTGGTCCAGACACAGGAGGTGATGCAGAAGGACCTCGTGATATATTGATGGAATCAAGGAAAGATGGACGAGACCTCCTGACATTAGTTTCTGAGGATAGAGTTTGTTGCCTATAATTTGATGAGCTGAAACTAGAATTGTAAGAGTCAGGTGTCCATGGAGACAAGTTATTAGCACCAGACAACTGAGCTGAGCTGCTATTAAACTTGCTCTCTCCTAGATCAGAAACCATGGAATTATTATAGTCATAAGCGCCCATCTTCTCCACTACAAAAGAAAAGTAGTGACTATTACTCATTGTGGACTGCATGGAGACTTccattgaaaaaacaaaaaaccttAGACAGCTATGTGAGAAAACAAGCAGCCATTTTACAAGAAAAGTTCTAGGTAGTCAAGAGCAATGGAGATTTCAATTATGTGTTATAAAATCACAAGAATGTATAGACACaaaaccaattaaacaacaatggaATTACCTCCAAAAGATGAGGACATATGGTTGCTAAATCCGTGACTCCCATAACCTGAGTTTTCAGGTAGAAAAACATTTCCAGAATCCTCAGGAAAGCCATTTGCAGTGAAAGAATGAGACCTTTTAGAATTAGTTACTGAGAGATCTTTCAAGTAACTATCACTGTTACTAGGCAAGGTATCATACAACCCATCATAACCAAACAGTCTTGAAGTACTGTCAATGTTCTCAGATGGCAGCTGAAGAGCAAAAGTTTGATCTATTGCAACTCCAGATGATGTGCTTTCTAAGGCTCCATCaattccttttttgttttgtggGTCATAATCCGCATTAAGTTGTGAAGTGTCATCACCTCTAAATTCTTTGTCTGTTGACCGAGAATGCAATGGTCCGAAAGTGTTAACTGCAAATTCATTTAAAGGAGGAAGGTTTGCACTTTCATCATGAGAAAAACTAAAGCCACTTTTCTGGGATGCCTCAGTTTCTTTGCTATCTTTGTTAATTACTACACCAGAAGGTTCTGAAACAGCTGCTCCAACTGCATCAGATGTACCAGCTACATCAGAATCAACAAGCCGTACACGTTCAGAATCCGAAAGTTGCTTCTCATGGGACCCCCCATCAGAGATGTTAATTTGGGTAACAGAGGTAGTCTTTTTGGCCCTTTCAGCAGCTTTTTTTTTACGGAACTCCTCTAGCTGTGAGGCAATAAATAAGCTAGTCAGAGTGATCAAAACATCACAGTTTGTATCCAACTTTTCTATATAACAAGATTCCTGTAAATTTGTCATTTACTATGATAAACTATTTAACAAGGGCTAGACAACATCTGAAAAAGTTCGAAATGCATAGGAAATATCTATTCCAACCAGTATACTCCTTAACCTTTACCACACAGGTCACTGAACAACAAGTAGCAAGAACAAATCCACTGAACAACAAACCCACTATTGCCTGAGTatatatttctattttttataACTCTTCCCCTTAGATAGGAAAGTTACTCCACACAACCACCCTTGATGCCCACAACATAAAGGAGCTGTGCCAAGACTTGTCTTGTGGTCTAGTACCAAGCAAGGACCGACAAAACGAAGTGGAAAACCTGGTTGTTTGGCTAACAAAACAAGCTATGacttcaaaacaaaaaaactccATCTTGACCGTATCAAAAAATACTTCTTTCAACAGCCTAATTTTCTCGTTACTAGTATGATATTATTCAAAAAGAACTCTTTAGAGCACCCATGTTAGTATATTTCTTTTTCCAACTTTTGCTAAAATCTAGAAGCATAGAAGAGGAGGGAAGAAGTAGCCAAGCAAATGTGGGATGGTGTCGGCAGGAATGGAACTTTTTCTGAAACTTTAAAACGTGGAACAAAAAAATCTTAGTTAATGGGCTACATACGCAATGCAAGGTTTAATTGGCTTTAGTCTTCCGATTTGTGAGCACCAGTTACACGATGCAACAGATGATATAGACACCTAAAGAACCGTAATCTCCCAAAATACAAGATAAACAAGCACATATGCAGCTAGATCAATAAATTCAAATTGAAAATGCTACCACAATCTTTAAACTACCATTATTGAATCAGCCATCATCCACCTTCCAACAAATATAATCCCAGAAAATATATCCAGAGAAACAATGTAACTTCAAGCAAGTAGCAAACCCAATTGGAAATCCAAAAATTTTAACtaagaaattaaacaaatttGGCACCTTTCTTTTTCCAGCTTCCAAATGGTCTTGCTTTCTCATAACCTGCGCCGACGCCATTCAAATTCTTCAATTCCAAAAATCTTCCCCTTACCACTTCCACCTTCCCCCTTCTATATCCCTATCAAAAACCTTGAATTTGAGAGCAACCCTAGTTTCAAATATTACCACGACGATCAAATCAAATGTGTATATACAAATACATTCAGGTACGAGTAAATTCCGAAAAATAAATTGTTCTTTTGAACAGAAAAACGGTCGAATTTTCACCCaaagatttcaaaattttgaaatcagAATTCTGGCAAAAGGGTAAAAACCGTGAAATTTTCGAATCCGATCTGATCGGAGAGAGAgagttcctttttctttttcctttttcggtTTATTTGTTCGAGCAGATCTCCTgttctctctccatttcttaATTTTCCGGTAATGTTTGTAcatttatttcttctttttttttccggctTGCTTTTTTTCCCGTCCCTGGTGGCTGGTCATGAATTTCACTTTTAGTCCCTTACGTTCAATACTAGTTCCATTTTAGTCCATAATGTTTCATTCCAAAACATTTGTTGTTTTTTgttcaacaaattttttttagacATGAGCATTATAAGGAGGAAATTCTATGGGAGGCAATAATTGAATTGTCCTATGTGTATtcttaaaaatgaaaatttttaatttttttcttgatttta
It contains:
- the LOC113767009 gene encoding protein BLISTER translates to MASAQVMRKQDHLEAGKRKLEEFRKKKAAERAKKTTSVTQINISDGGSHEKQLSDSERVRLVDSDVAGTSDAVGAAVSEPSGVVINKDSKETEASQKSGFSFSHDESANLPPLNEFAVNTFGPLHSRSTDKEFRGDDTSQLNADYDPQNKKGIDGALESTSSGVAIDQTFALQLPSENIDSTSRLFGYDGLYDTLPSNSDSYLKDLSVTNSKRSHSFTANGFPEDSGNVFLPENSGYGSHGFSNHMSSSFGVEKMGAYDYNNSMVSDLGESKFNSSSAQLSGANNLSPWTPDSYNSSFSSSNYRQQTLSSETNVRRSRPSFLDSINISRGPSASPPVSGPKVELLGSKVHPEDTLGSYPTHNSTQSSVALGNGADMFKQVMDKGLDNRQELYPRKQDEDFAALEQHIEDLTQEKFSLQRALDASRALAESLAAENSALTDNYNQQGSAVNQLKSDMEKLQEEIRANLVELEAVRIEYANAQLECNAADERARLLASEVIGLEEKALRLRSNELKLERQLEESQAEISSFKKKMSSLEKDRQDLQSTIAALQEEKKLLQSKLRKASGSGKAVEVSKSPTSKKDVSTSTEDLGENHDVDTSTSTSNMEGNHGNDSSSIPLLHDNRDFNLQDLSLAIPPDQTRMIENINTLISELTLEKEELAQALFVESSQSSKLKDLNKELTRKLEVQTQRLELLTAQSMVNDVILVRQPDTRTVNDNIPYADEGDEVVERVLGWIMKLFPGGPSRRRSSKLL